In the Brassica napus cultivar Da-Ae chromosome A7, Da-Ae, whole genome shotgun sequence genome, one interval contains:
- the LOC106357544 gene encoding transmembrane E3 ubiquitin-protein ligase FLY2 isoform X1, with product MKKSNMGLGFLLCLLSILVTQQANGLRPIRDTSRSSWGDQWLFGKKEVSSGPFSPWNITGTYRGTWKFQDTVNSSSKFPDFRNQNGNSVIELVTSPTKITGVHYVQGAVVFHDVFDNEHNVGGAQIKVEGVYIWPFRQLRLVANSGKNGDSGLEDDYLLSNPYHLLGIFSSQVLQESPRDRIMSKQKASPIHEMEKHCNIEIAAQISRASSTQNSGDKDYFHIEGLMESPAVDDDGDCFSPLLLNATSINVEVYYNKAVNYTLMVTFVSFLQVLLLIRQMEHSNTQSGAAKVSIVMIGQQAIMDSYLCLLHLTAGILVESLFNAFATAAFFKFVVFSIFEMRYLLAIWKATRPSNSGEGWETMRRELSFLYSRFYGILLGGILIMYELHNYMRWILLLMYSFWIPQIVANVVRDSRKPLHPYYILGMTVTRLAIPLYVFGCPKNFMRVEPSNAWCVGLCAFTGFQAAVLLLQHYFGSRCFVPRKMLPDKYNYYRRLDHDVNRSRDCVICMATIDLRRRTNDCMVTPCEHLFHSGCLQRWMDIKMECPTCRRTLPPA from the exons ATGAAGAAGTCGAATATGGGATTAGGGTTTCTGTTGTGCTTATTATCGATTCTGGTTACGCAACAAGCCAATGGACTCAGACCCATCAGAGACACCTCTCGATCCTCCTGGGGCGATCAg TGGCTCTTTGGTAAAAAAGAAGTAAGCAGCGGACCATTTTCCCCTTGGAATATAACAGGAACTTACAGAG GCACCTGGAAGTTTCAAGATACTGTAAATAGCTCTTCCAAGTTCCCTGACTTCCGTAATCAAAATGGCAACTCTGTCATCGAGTTAGTCACTAGTCCTACTAAGATTACTGGTGTCCACTATGTTCAG GGTGCTGTTGTTTTCCATGACGTTTTTGACAATGAACACAATGTTGGCGGTGCCCAAATTAAAGTCGAAGGTGTTTATATCTGGCCCTTCCGTCAGCTCCGTCTTGTTGCTAACAG CGGAAAGAATGGTGATTCAGGCCTCGAAGACGATTATCTTCTCTCCAACCCCTATCATCTG CTCGGCATTTTTTCCTCTCAAGTACTTCAAGAATCTCCAAGAGACAGAATAATGTCGAAACAAAAGGCTT CTCCAATACATGAGAtggagaagcattgtaatatcGAAATAGCAGCTCAGATATCCCGAGCCTCTTCTACTCAAAACA GTGGGGACAAAGATTATTTTCACATTGAAGGATTGATGGAAAGTCCTGCAGTAGATGACGACGGAGATTGTTTCTCCCCCTTGTTGCTCAATGCAACCTCAATCAACGTTGAAGTCTACTACAACAAAGCTGTCAACTATACACTGATGGTCACTTTT GTCTCCTTCCTCCAGGTTCTTTTGTTGATCCGGCAAATGGAGCACAGTAACACACAATCT GGTGCTGCAAAGGTCTCCATTGTCATGATCGGGCAGCAAGCTATTATGGATTCTTATCTATGCCTTTTACATCTTACAGCCGGGATCTTAGTTG AATCATTATTTAACGCGTTTGCAACAGCAGCGTTCTTCAAATTCGTAGTGTTCTCGATATTTGAGATGAGATATCTTCTGGCCATATGGAAAGCAACCAGGCCTTCAAACAGCGGTGAGGGCTGGGAGACAATGAGGCGTGAGCTCTCCTTTCTCTACAGCCGTTTCT ATGGAATCCTTCTTGGAGGGATATTGATAATGTATGAGCTCCACAACTACATGCGGTGGATCCTCCTTCTCATGTACTCGTTTTGGATTCCGCAGATAGTTGCAAACGTTGTTCGTGATTCTAGAAAGCCTCTGCACCCTTATTATATCTTGGGGATGACGGTTACACGGCTTGCCATACCGTTGTATGTATTTGGATGCCCCAAGAACTTCATGCGTGTAGAGCCCAGCAATGCCTGGTGTGTAGGCCTGTGCGCATTCACCGGGTTTCAAGCTgccgttcttcttcttcagcattATTTTGGGTCCCGTTGCTTTGTTCCACGGAAG ATGCTacctgataaatacaactactACAGAAGATTAGATCATGATGTAAACAGAAGCAGGGACTGCGTGATATGCATGGCCACAATTGATCTCAGGAGGCGCACCAATGATTGCATGGTAACGCCGTGTGAGCATTTATTCCACTCGGGATGCTTACAGAGATGGATGGACATAAAGATGGAGTGCCCAACATGTCGTCGCACACTTCCTCCAGCTTAA
- the LOC106357544 gene encoding transmembrane E3 ubiquitin-protein ligase FLY2 isoform X2, producing the protein MKKSNMGLGFLLCLLSILVTQQANGLRPIRDTSRSSWGDQWLFGKKEVSSGPFSPWNITGTYRGTWKFQDTVNSSSKFPDFRNQNGNSVIELVTSPTKITGVHYVQGAVVFHDVFDNEHNVGGAQIKVEGVYIWPFRQLRLVANSGKNGDSGLEDDYLLSNPYHLLGIFSSQVLQESPRDRIMSKQKASPIHEMEKHCNIEIAAQISRASSTQNSGDKDYFHIEGLMESPAVDDDGDCFSPLLLNATSINVEVYYNKAVNYTLMVTFVSFLQVLLLIRQMEHSNTQSGAAKVSIVMIGQQAIMDSYLCLLHLTAGILVESLFNAFATAAFFKFVVFSIFEMRYLLAIWKATRPSNSGEGWETMRRELSFLYSRFYGILLGGILIMYELHNYMRWILLLMYSFWIPQIVANVVRDSRKPLHPYYILGMTVTRLAIPLYVFGCPKNFMRVEPSNAWCVGLCAFTGFQAAVLLLQHYFGSRCFVPRKVCW; encoded by the exons ATGAAGAAGTCGAATATGGGATTAGGGTTTCTGTTGTGCTTATTATCGATTCTGGTTACGCAACAAGCCAATGGACTCAGACCCATCAGAGACACCTCTCGATCCTCCTGGGGCGATCAg TGGCTCTTTGGTAAAAAAGAAGTAAGCAGCGGACCATTTTCCCCTTGGAATATAACAGGAACTTACAGAG GCACCTGGAAGTTTCAAGATACTGTAAATAGCTCTTCCAAGTTCCCTGACTTCCGTAATCAAAATGGCAACTCTGTCATCGAGTTAGTCACTAGTCCTACTAAGATTACTGGTGTCCACTATGTTCAG GGTGCTGTTGTTTTCCATGACGTTTTTGACAATGAACACAATGTTGGCGGTGCCCAAATTAAAGTCGAAGGTGTTTATATCTGGCCCTTCCGTCAGCTCCGTCTTGTTGCTAACAG CGGAAAGAATGGTGATTCAGGCCTCGAAGACGATTATCTTCTCTCCAACCCCTATCATCTG CTCGGCATTTTTTCCTCTCAAGTACTTCAAGAATCTCCAAGAGACAGAATAATGTCGAAACAAAAGGCTT CTCCAATACATGAGAtggagaagcattgtaatatcGAAATAGCAGCTCAGATATCCCGAGCCTCTTCTACTCAAAACA GTGGGGACAAAGATTATTTTCACATTGAAGGATTGATGGAAAGTCCTGCAGTAGATGACGACGGAGATTGTTTCTCCCCCTTGTTGCTCAATGCAACCTCAATCAACGTTGAAGTCTACTACAACAAAGCTGTCAACTATACACTGATGGTCACTTTT GTCTCCTTCCTCCAGGTTCTTTTGTTGATCCGGCAAATGGAGCACAGTAACACACAATCT GGTGCTGCAAAGGTCTCCATTGTCATGATCGGGCAGCAAGCTATTATGGATTCTTATCTATGCCTTTTACATCTTACAGCCGGGATCTTAGTTG AATCATTATTTAACGCGTTTGCAACAGCAGCGTTCTTCAAATTCGTAGTGTTCTCGATATTTGAGATGAGATATCTTCTGGCCATATGGAAAGCAACCAGGCCTTCAAACAGCGGTGAGGGCTGGGAGACAATGAGGCGTGAGCTCTCCTTTCTCTACAGCCGTTTCT ATGGAATCCTTCTTGGAGGGATATTGATAATGTATGAGCTCCACAACTACATGCGGTGGATCCTCCTTCTCATGTACTCGTTTTGGATTCCGCAGATAGTTGCAAACGTTGTTCGTGATTCTAGAAAGCCTCTGCACCCTTATTATATCTTGGGGATGACGGTTACACGGCTTGCCATACCGTTGTATGTATTTGGATGCCCCAAGAACTTCATGCGTGTAGAGCCCAGCAATGCCTGGTGTGTAGGCCTGTGCGCATTCACCGGGTTTCAAGCTgccgttcttcttcttcagcattATTTTGGGTCCCGTTGCTTTGTTCCACGGAAGGTGTGTTGGTGA
- the LOC106354909 gene encoding uncharacterized protein LOC106354909, with protein MGKSKARNRSSPPKLPLVVEVPVSTEADAAKATGSTKDIQSSSEVSASQNTASESKLQDPISGQSSGSEKTTTVATVETAKVLTVTDPATNHTSDDKEEGEISPLNPKIVPAKEAPLPDKTWEPEPTGPQMASTSPPAIGGEQGTQNFTKKDSWTGLFKGNTKKLQKKGESFMLPSGETCVTIPNSVIEKNIRSWESFIIGQFYSDPPSQGTIQTIVNGIWSKQFRDITVSKMEGFAFLLRIPNASTRAHVLKQCLWQIEGQTVFVAKWEPGIVPVKPELTSAPIWLELRDVPLQFFNEEALEHIASQVGDPKFLHPHTANKTNLEVAKVFTIIDPRVPLPEAVNARFESGEIRRIRVSSPWMPPVCSFCKEVGHSLKRCKKAPITCKFCKSTGHLQSDCTRAKGKSSSQPANNQRFATPSKEAKESSQEANHTQPPSVKKSKASFKKMEKGETSITPGTRNVVARDHHPPEHANSETSPAESDSSDVDSSDSQFSDDSGNYEFSDLGKIWILWHPTLRVSIIHKSLQMITCLVKHPDYLHPVIVSSIYASNDEDIRKELWSEISDISTHSEVHGKAWVLLGDFNQVLKPDEHSSPPTLNVDRKTREFQECLADNALSDLNYTGPTFSWWNSQKANPIGKKLDRILVNDQWHVHFPSSRGVFGPQQFSDHASMSVILQSDKVKHRIPFRFFNFLLLDSELLPMIAWLWFSTNIVGSEMFRVSKKLKALKNPIRYFNRDRYSNLEKRAEEAQANLNLIQHNLLSDPTPAIAEAEADAQRKLGILLKAEQAFLFQRTNISWLQVGDCGSHYFHKLMATRRSQNHIHLLLGPSGERFETRDAIHAHCLAHFTEFLGTSATQPSFDPQDISLLLNYNCSDNQRKKLQEDFSEQEIKDAFFSLPRNKSCGPDGFSSEFFIGCWSIIGPEIISAVKEFFREGKLLRQWNSTMLVLIPKIRNASTIGDFRPISCLNTLYKFISRLLTGRLKEALIPVISHAQSAFMPGRLLTENVLLATELVQGYKRKNISSRAMLKVDLRKAFDSIRWNFVIASLQALGMPLRFVNWISECITSASFTICVNGESGGYFKSTRGLRQGDPLSPYLFVLVMEVFSRLLKSRYDSGYIQYHPNAEPVDISHLMFADDVMVFYDGSSSSLHGISETLDDFATWSGLEINQNKSELFIAGLSPQDTITTMSYGFPIGLLPIRYLGLPLMHRRLRISEYSMLLDQISRSFNAWSARNLSFAGRLVLIKSVISGTVVFWMTTFILPKGCIKKIESLCSKFLWSGQIESPAFTKISWAACCLPKREGGLGLRRYETWNKTLCLRLFWLLFAEGGSLWVAWHKHHHLCSESFWSLSDHAKDSWHWKSLLKLRQLARPFISCTVLNGSKASFWFDTWTSLGPLIDVLGPAGPRALRIPLQAKVLKATRGNVWNLPSPRSEMEVVLHAYLTTVPVPSGELEADFYSWTIEGVKSEYFSSAKTWRIIREKQPTRSWFKAVWFKGNTPKHAFHMWVAVHDRLPTRNRLAAWGMLTPTSCCLCSLSDESRDHLFIECPFSKDIWRRMLQKLFPTSPMFDSWAQMLNWPSLAPNQSMRTLRGIAVQVIIYNLWTERNNRVFRNQMLTASELFKIVDRTVRNTISARKTRKYFKNLMVVWLV; from the exons ATGGGGAAGAGCAAGGCTCGTAACAGGTCTTCTCCTCCAAAGCTCCCTTTAGTTGTTGAAGTTCCAGTGTCGACTGAAGCTGATGCAGCTAAAGCAACTGGTTCCACTAAAGATATTCAGAGTTCTTCGGAGGTATCCGCCTCACAAAATACGGCTTCTGAGAGCAAGCTCCAGGACCCGATCTCAGGCCAGAGTTCTGGATCTGAAAAAACAACCACTGTAGCTACAGTGGAAACTGCGAAGGTCCTTACGGTGACTGACCCAGCAACCAACCATACCAGTGACGACAAGGAGGAGGGCGAGATTTCCCCTCTCAATCCCAAAATCGTACCTGCGAAGGAAGCTCCACTCCCTGATAAAACATGGGAACCCGAGCCAACTGGACCCCAAATGGCTTCTACTTCTCCACCTGCAATAGGAGGAGAACAAGGAACCCAGAATTTCACAAAGAAGGACTCCTGGACGGGTTTATTCAAAGGAAACACTAAGAAGCTGCAGAAAAAGGGTGAAAGCTTCATGCTTCCTTCTGGTGAAACTTGTGTTACTATACCCAACTCTGTAATTGAAAAGAACATAAGGTCCTGGGAAAGCTTCATCATAGGCCAGTTCTACTCAGACCCACCATCTCAAGGCACTATCCAGACGATAGTAAATGGAATCTGGAGTAAGCAATTCCGAGACATCACCGTCTCTAAAATGGAAGGCTTTGCTTTCCTCCTCAGAATCCCGAATGCCTCTACTCGTGCTCATGTTCTGAAGCAGTGTCTGTGGCAAATAGAAGGACAAACAGTGTTTGTCGCAAAATGGGAGCCAGGGATTGTTCCAGTAAAGCCTGAGCTAACTTCGGCTCCAATTTGGTTGGAACTTCGTGATGTTCCGCTACAATTCTTCAACGAAGAAGCTCTTGAGCACATTGCTAGTCAGGTTGGAGACCCCAAATTCCTCCACCCCCACACGGCAAATAAAACCAACCTTGAGGTGGCCAAAGTCTTTACCATTATAGACCCTAGAGTGCCATTACCTGAAGCGGTGAACGCCAGATTCGAATCAGGAGAGATAAGGCGGATTCGGGTGTCAAGCCCTTGGATGCCTCCGGTGTGCTCGTTCTGTAAAGAAGTTGGCCACTCATTGAAGCGTTGCAAGAAAGCTCCAATCACGTGTAAATTTTGCAAATCAACTGGTCATCTCCAATCTGATTGTACTCGGGCAAAAGGCAAGTCATCATCTCAGCCAGCTAACAATCAGAGATTTGCGACTCCCTCTAAAGAAGCCAAGGAATCGTCACAGGAGGCAAATCATACTCAGCCTCCATCTGTGAAGAAATCTAAagcttcttttaaaaaaatggagaaaGGAGAAACTAGTATAACCCCTGGAACCCGCAACGTGGTTGCTCGTGATCACCATCCTCCAGAACACGCAAACTCAGAAACCTCACCGGCGGAATCGGATTCCTCGGACGTGGACTCATCCGACTCACAGTTTAGCGATGACTCTG GAAACTATGAGTTTTCTGACTTGGGAAAAATCTGGATCTTATGGCATCCTACACTTCGAGTCTCGATCATACACAAATCTCTTCAGATGATCACTTGCCTCGTCAAGCATCCGGACTACCTACATCCAGTTATTGTATCTTCAATCTATGCCTCAAATGATGAAGATATAAGAAAAGAGCTTTGGTCTGAGATATCAGACATATCTACCCACTCTGAGGTACATGGGAAAGCATGGGTTCTATTGGGTGACTTCAACCAAGTGCTTAAGCCGGACGAGCATTCTAGCCCTCCTACTCTCAATGTTGATAGAAAAACCAGGGAGTTTCAGGAATGTTTAGCAGACAATGCTTTATCGGATCTCAACTACACTGGCCCTACTTTCTCCTGGTGGAACAGTCAGAAAGCAAACCCAATAGGAAAGAAGCTCGACCGCATTCTGGTGAATGATCAATGGCATGTTCATTTCCCTTCTTCCCGTGGAGTCTTTGGACCTCAACAATTCTCAGATCATGCATCTATGTCGGTTATTCTTCAATCTGACAAGGTCAAACATCGCATCCCCTTCAGGTTCTTCAACTTCCTTCTCCTGGACAGTGAACTCCTACCTATGATCGCCTGGCTTTGGTTCTCAACTAATATCGTCGGATCTGAAATGTTTCGAGTCTCTAAAAAGCTTAAAGCTCTTAAAAACCCGATAAGATATTTCAACAGAGACCGCTACTCCAACCTGGAGAAGCGGGCAGAAGAAGCTCAAGCCAATCTAAACCTGATTCAGCATAACCTCCTTTCAGACCCGACGCCGGCGATAGCGGAAGCAGAGGCTGATGCCCAAAGAAAGCTCGGTATCCTCCTTAAAGCGGAGCAAGCATTCTTATTTCAGAGGACAAATATATCATGGCTGCAAGTTGGTGACTGTGGCTCTCATTATTTCCACAAACTGATGGCAACAAGGCGCTCACAGAACCATATCCACCTTCTGCTTGGGCCGTCTGGTGAAAGATTCGAAACTCGAGATGCTATCCATGCTCACTGTCTTGCTCATTTCACGGAATTTCTTGGTACCTCTGCCACGCAGCCGTCTTTTGATCCCCAAGATATCTCTCTACTGCTGAACTACAACTGCTCAGACAACCAGAGGAAAAAACTGCAAGAGGATTTCTCAGAACAAGAAATAAAAgatgccttcttctccttgccACGGAACAAATCATGTGGTCCGGATGGATTTTCTTCAGAATTCTTTATTGGCTGCTGGTCAATTATAGGTCCGGAGATCATATCTGCTGTCAAAGAATTCTTCAGGGAAGGCAAGCTATTGAGACAGTGGAACTCAACAATGCTGGTACTCATCCCAAAAATCAGGAATGCTTCAACGATAGGTGACTTTCGACCGATATCTTGCCTCAACACCTTATATAAATTCATCTCTCGACTGTTAACGGGCAGACTGAAGGAGGCTCTTATACCAGTTATCTCACATGCCCAATCAGCGTTCATGCCTGGTAGGCTCTTGACTGAGAACGTTTTGCTTGCTACGGAGCTAGTCCAAGGTTACAAACGGAAAAATATATCTTCCCGCGCCATGCTAAAGGTAGATCTCCGTAAAGCATTTGACTCTATAAGATGGAACTTCGTAATTGCGTCTCTTCAGGCTCTGGGAATGCCTCTGCGATTTGTGAACTGGATCTCTGAATGCATTACCTCAGCCTCTTTCACGATCTGTGTAAATGGAGAATCAGGTGGATATTTTAAAAGTACGCGAGGACTGAGGCAAGGTGATCCCCTATCACCTTACCTCTTTGTTTTGGTAATGGAGGTGTTCTCTCGACTTCTTAAGTCTCGCTATGACTCGGGGTACATTCAGTATCATCCTAATGCGGAACCGGTGGACATCTCGCATCTAATGTTCGCAGACGATGTGATGGTTTTCTATGACGGCAGTTCCTCCTCGCTTCATGGTATCTCTGAAACTCTCGACGACTTTGCGACTTGGTCTGGGCTTGAAATTAATCAGAATAAATCAGAGCTCTTCATTGCTGGCCTCAGCCCTCAAGACACTATCACCACCATGAGTTATGGATTCCCCATTGGTTTGCTGCCTATACGGTATCTGGGTCTTCCGCTGATGCACCGTAGGCTGAGAATATCTGAATACTCCATGTTACTAGACCAAATCTCCAGAAGCTTTAATGCGTGGTCGGCGAGAAATCTTTCCTTCGCAGGAAGATTGGTTCTTATAAAATCTGTCATCTCTGGAACTGTGGTTTTCTGGATGACAACTTTCATTCTACCAAAGGGGTGTATCAAAAAGATTGAATCTCTTTGCTCAAAGTTCCTATGGTCAGGCCAAATTGAAAGTCCTGCATTCACAAAGATCTCTTGGGCTGCTTGTTGTCTGCCGAAACGTGAAGGTGGTCTTGGTCTACGTCGCTACGAAACATGGAACAAGACTCTATGCCTACGCCTTTTCTGGCTCCTTTTTGCAGAGGGAGGATCGCTATGGGTAGCGTGGCACAAACACCACCATCTCTGCAGCGAGAGTTTCTGGTCTTTATCAGACCATGCAAAGGATTCATGGCATTGGAAGTCCCTTCTTAAGCTCAGACAGCTTGCTAGACCTTTCATCAGTTGTACTGTCCTTAATGGAAGCAAAGCAAGTTTTTGGTTCGATACCTGGACGTCGTTGGGACCCTTGATAGATGTGCTTGGTCCTGCGGGACCTCGAGCTCTGCGAATTCCCCTtcaagccaaagtattgaaggcTACAAGAGGTAATGTATGGAATCTCCCTTCACCTAGATCAGAGATGGAAGTGGTTCTTCATGCCTATCTGACCACTGTTCCGGTTCCCTCGGGTGAACTCGAAGCCGACTTCTACTCATGGACAATCGAAGGGGTGAAATCTGAGTATTTCTCCTCAGCTAAAACATGGAGGATTATCAGAGAAAAACAACCAACCAGAAGTTGGTTCAAGGCGGTATGGTTCAAAGGTAACACACCAAAGCATGCCTTCCACATGTGGGTTGCTGTACATGACAGACTACCGACGCGTAACAGACTGGCAGCATGGGGAATGCTCACACCTACTTCATGTTGTCTCTGTTCGCTTTCAGATGAATCAAGGGACCATCTCTTCATCGAGTGTCCTTTTAGCAAGGATATTTGGAGAAGGATGCTCCAAAAACTGTTTCCAACGTCACCAATGTTTGACTCATGGGCGCAGATGTTGAATTGGCCGTCACTGGCTCCTAATCAGTCTATGCGAACATTACGTGGCATTGCGGTCCAGGTCATCATCTACAACCTTTGGACTGAAAGGAACAATAGAGTCTTCAGGAACCAGATGTTAACTGCTTCTGAACTCTTTAAGATTGTGGACAGAACTGTGAGAAATACAATCTCTGCTCGCAAGACCAGAAAGTACTTCAAGAACCTGATGGTAGTTTGGTTGGTTTAA